One Thalassospira marina DNA window includes the following coding sequences:
- a CDS encoding NAD(P)/FAD-dependent oxidoreductase, with amino-acid sequence MPQSHKSLHRLYEPDAYNTQRLPDSYWAHSVGPLPDSQTLPMDGNLKTDITVIGGGYTGLSNALKLAEAGHSVMVLDAGRPGWGASGRNGGFCCMGGSIHSLHDLASQFGDDASRQFARHQLASIDLASNRIADWDADVDQHSDGEMVLAHKPGRVKSLHEEARELAHYAGVQSTFYSAEALIEQGMKANGIAGGLHVKAGFGLHPFKYLAALQKACLKAGVQIFEQAEVTAISETATGIALTANNCRIDARQAVIATNGYSAENMPQWLAGRLLPVISGILVTRPLTEGEQADQGWQSDMMAYDTRILLHYFRKLPDGRFMFGGRGGLSASPDGQAKARKALIDEFHTMFPAWRDVDITHHWNGLVCLSQSYRPFIGRVDGYQRLWASLAYHGNGVALASYAGEMLAGLMTGSLTHADIGPVMTVPPKKFPFPGLRRQYRWLAYAAYGLRDTFA; translated from the coding sequence ATGCCCCAAAGCCACAAATCGCTTCACCGTCTATACGAACCTGACGCATATAACACCCAACGCCTGCCAGACAGTTACTGGGCACACAGCGTTGGCCCCCTGCCCGACAGCCAAACACTGCCGATGGATGGCAATTTAAAAACCGACATTACGGTTATTGGCGGGGGGTATACCGGCCTGTCCAACGCCCTGAAACTGGCCGAGGCAGGGCATTCTGTCATGGTGCTGGATGCAGGGCGACCAGGATGGGGGGCATCAGGGCGCAATGGTGGCTTTTGCTGTATGGGCGGGTCCATCCATTCACTACATGATCTTGCCAGCCAGTTTGGCGACGATGCCAGCCGTCAGTTTGCCCGCCATCAACTGGCATCAATTGACCTTGCTTCAAATCGCATTGCGGACTGGGATGCCGATGTCGACCAGCATTCAGATGGTGAAATGGTGCTGGCCCATAAACCCGGGCGCGTCAAATCCCTGCATGAAGAAGCCCGTGAACTGGCCCATTATGCCGGTGTGCAAAGCACATTTTACAGTGCCGAAGCACTGATTGAACAGGGCATGAAGGCAAATGGTATTGCCGGTGGGCTGCATGTAAAAGCCGGTTTTGGCTTGCATCCTTTTAAATATCTTGCGGCACTGCAGAAAGCATGTCTGAAGGCAGGTGTTCAGATTTTCGAACAGGCCGAGGTCACAGCCATCAGCGAAACCGCAACCGGCATTGCCCTTACGGCGAATAATTGCCGGATTGATGCCCGGCAGGCCGTTATCGCCACCAATGGCTATAGTGCGGAAAACATGCCCCAGTGGCTGGCAGGCCGTTTATTGCCGGTGATATCGGGAATCCTCGTTACCCGCCCCCTGACAGAAGGTGAACAGGCTGATCAGGGCTGGCAAAGCGATATGATGGCCTATGACACGCGCATTCTGCTGCATTATTTTCGCAAACTGCCTGATGGCCGGTTTATGTTTGGCGGCCGGGGCGGATTAAGCGCATCGCCCGATGGACAGGCAAAGGCGCGGAAGGCATTGATTGATGAATTCCACACCATGTTTCCAGCCTGGCGCGATGTGGATATCACCCATCACTGGAACGGTCTGGTATGTTTATCGCAATCCTACCGCCCCTTTATTGGCCGGGTTGATGGCTATCAACGCTTATGGGCGTCGCTCGCTTATCATGGCAACGGCGTTGCCCTTGCCAGCTATGCCGGTGAAATGCTTGCGGGGTTGATGACAGGCAGCCTCACACATGCCGACATCGGCCCAGTGATGACCGTGCCCCCCAAAAAATTCCCGTTTCCGGGGCTTCGGCGCCAATATCGCTGGCTGGCCTATGCCGCCTATGGCCTGCGGGATACCTTTGCCTGA
- a CDS encoding NAD(P)/FAD-dependent oxidoreductase has protein sequence MFTPNFLTANDKAGAYPASYYAASANPVAGFDTLAENSTCDVVVIGGGFTGLSSALHLAERGYDVILLEAHRVGWGASGRNGGQVGSGQRREQDELEKMVGMDDARKLWDIAEQSKDIVKSLISRHNIACDWKPGILHADHRERFVKGTHEYADKLRDEYGYDQIRSIGRDEIRQMVGSDFYHGGSLDMGAGHLHPLNFALGLADAARKAGVRIYEDAQVTRYETGEKVTVSVAGGKTITADMLVLGCNGYLDALEDRVARRVMPINNFIIATEPLGDDLARELIRDDVAVADSKFVINYYRLSADKRMLFGGGETYSYHFPRDIRNFVKPYMLEVYPQLRDAKIDYGWGGTLAITMNRMPYFRRVEPKVFSASGYSGHGVAMATLAGQIMADAVSGTMERFDVMANVPVPRFPGGKSLRYPLLVLAMTWYALRDRL, from the coding sequence GTGTTTACACCGAATTTTCTGACAGCAAATGATAAGGCAGGCGCTTATCCGGCGTCATATTATGCGGCATCGGCCAACCCTGTTGCGGGTTTTGATACGCTGGCAGAAAATTCGACATGTGATGTGGTCGTGATCGGTGGTGGTTTTACGGGGCTTTCATCGGCGTTGCATCTGGCGGAACGTGGTTATGACGTTATCCTGCTGGAGGCCCACCGCGTGGGTTGGGGGGCATCCGGGCGCAATGGCGGGCAGGTTGGTTCGGGCCAGCGGCGTGAACAGGACGAACTTGAAAAAATGGTCGGTATGGATGACGCCCGCAAATTGTGGGACATTGCCGAACAGTCCAAGGATATCGTTAAATCCCTGATCTCGCGTCACAATATTGCCTGTGACTGGAAACCCGGCATTTTACATGCCGATCATCGCGAACGGTTTGTTAAAGGCACACACGAATACGCCGACAAGCTGCGCGATGAATATGGTTATGATCAAATCCGGTCGATCGGGCGCGATGAAATCCGGCAGATGGTAGGGTCGGATTTTTATCACGGCGGGTCGCTTGATATGGGGGCAGGGCATTTGCACCCGTTAAACTTTGCCCTTGGCCTGGCCGATGCCGCACGCAAGGCGGGTGTGCGGATTTATGAAGATGCACAGGTAACCCGTTATGAAACGGGCGAAAAAGTTACGGTTTCGGTTGCCGGTGGTAAAACAATTACGGCCGATATGCTGGTGCTGGGCTGTAATGGGTATCTCGATGCGCTTGAAGACCGGGTGGCGCGGCGCGTTATGCCGATCAATAATTTTATTATTGCCACCGAGCCATTGGGTGATGACCTGGCGCGTGAACTGATCCGTGATGATGTTGCGGTGGCAGATTCAAAATTCGTGATCAACTATTACCGGTTAAGTGCAGATAAACGCATGCTTTTTGGGGGTGGCGAAACCTATAGCTACCATTTCCCGCGCGATATCAGGAACTTTGTTAAGCCCTATATGCTTGAAGTTTACCCGCAATTGCGGGATGCAAAAATTGACTATGGCTGGGGTGGTACATTGGCGATCACCATGAACCGGATGCCGTATTTCCGCCGCGTGGAACCAAAGGTATTTTCAGCCAGCGGGTATTCGGGCCATGGTGTTGCCATGGCAACGCTGGCCGGGCAGATCATGGCGGATGCTGTATCGGGCACGATGGAACGGTTTGACGTTATGGCAAATGTGCCTGTGCCCCGTTTCCCGGGTGGTAAAAGCCTGCGTTACCCGTTGCTGGTATTGGCAATGACCTGGTATGCCCTGCGCGACCGCCTGTAA
- a CDS encoding group III truncated hemoglobin, giving the protein MTDAHTEDDGLSHQERRERATQKIMDETGIDQKMIHDVVHGFYDKVRADDFLGPIFAARIDDWDHHLQNMCQFWSSVALASGAYYGRPMQKHMPLPIDRHHFDRWLALFAETLAELCPPEAARHFMERALRIAQSFELGIAAHNGVILSKGERYDPVSKWSPE; this is encoded by the coding sequence ATGACTGATGCCCATACAGAAGATGACGGCCTTTCCCATCAGGAACGCCGTGAACGCGCCACTCAAAAAATCATGGATGAAACCGGCATTGATCAGAAAATGATCCACGATGTCGTGCATGGTTTTTACGACAAGGTGCGCGCTGACGACTTTTTGGGACCGATCTTTGCTGCCAGAATTGATGACTGGGACCATCATTTACAGAATATGTGCCAGTTCTGGTCTTCTGTTGCGCTGGCAAGTGGGGCCTATTACGGGCGACCAATGCAAAAACATATGCCCCTGCCCATTGACCGCCACCATTTTGACCGCTGGCTGGCCCTGTTTGCCGAAACCCTTGCCGAACTCTGCCCGCCCGAGGCCGCCCGCCATTTCATGGAACGCGCCCTGCGAATTGCGCAAAGCTTTGAACTGGGCATCGCCGCACATAATGGCGTAATACTGTCCAAGGGTGAACGCTACGACCCGGTTTCAAAATGGTCGCCTGAATAA
- a CDS encoding cysteine hydrolase family protein → MWLVILLAVLVIIGLIGYTIFRHRRHLLTTTGTKIDPRDRPNSALLIIDLQEDFTLAKGKNGYEPALVDKVINAINDLVTYANENGYPVISIRQTFKGWYVNFLVNLLNKGRGGPASQGLDIDDRLFGDIDHDIVKAHADAFREPVLEQVLERQKVGKLIIVGLDGNYCVNKTTHAALNRGYEVSFSDATTLAIKPSSWRKTRSGMMARGATDQINHNSNDTSQPANSANDETKMNEPAQ, encoded by the coding sequence ATGTGGCTTGTAATCCTTCTGGCCGTCCTTGTGATCATCGGCTTGATTGGCTACACCATTTTTCGACACCGTCGTCATTTACTGACTACGACCGGCACAAAAATCGACCCCAGGGACCGCCCCAACAGCGCCCTGCTTATCATTGACCTGCAGGAAGACTTCACCCTTGCCAAAGGCAAGAACGGTTATGAACCTGCCCTGGTCGATAAGGTTATTAACGCCATCAACGACCTTGTCACCTATGCCAATGAAAATGGTTATCCTGTTATTTCCATCCGCCAGACATTCAAGGGATGGTATGTCAATTTTCTGGTTAATCTGCTGAATAAAGGCCGTGGTGGCCCGGCATCACAGGGGCTCGATATTGATGACCGGCTTTTTGGCGATATTGACCACGATATCGTCAAGGCACATGCAGATGCCTTTCGCGAACCGGTTCTTGAACAGGTGCTGGAACGCCAGAAAGTTGGCAAGCTGATCATTGTCGGGCTGGATGGCAATTACTGCGTCAATAAAACAACCCACGCCGCCCTTAACCGCGGCTATGAGGTATCGTTTAGCGATGCAACCACACTGGCCATCAAACCATCAAGCTGGCGCAAAACCCGATCAGGCATGATGGCGCGCGGCGCAACCGACCAAATCAACCATAACAGCAACGATACCAGCCAACCGGCAAATTCGGCAAATGACGAAACCAAAATGAATGAACCTGCCCAATAA
- a CDS encoding choline ABC transporter substrate-binding protein: MTCRKSITRLMCSTMIAGAALLGTTAARAEVPDACKTVTFSDVGWTDITATTATASVLLDALGYKTETELLSVPVTYTSLKNGDVDVFLGNWMPTMSADIKPYLDDGSVEKLKANLEGAKYTLAVSKAAYDAGLKSFQDIAKFKDELDGKIYGIEPGNDGNRLIQDMIDNNQFDLGEFELVESSEQGMLAQVKRITSRDKFIVFLGWEPHPMNAKYDMAYLDGGDDVFGPNYGGATVYTNVRKGYLTDCPNAGKFVDNLKFTLEMENQIMDSILNGNEDPQKAAKAWIKANPDAAYAWLDGVTTVDGGDAKAAVKEKLGL; the protein is encoded by the coding sequence ATGACTTGTCGTAAATCCATTACCCGCCTTATGTGCAGCACCATGATTGCAGGTGCCGCACTGCTGGGTACAACTGCCGCCCGGGCAGAAGTCCCCGATGCCTGCAAAACGGTAACCTTCTCTGATGTTGGCTGGACTGACATCACCGCAACCACAGCCACCGCCTCGGTGCTGCTTGATGCGCTGGGTTATAAAACCGAAACCGAACTTCTTTCGGTGCCGGTTACCTATACCAGCCTTAAAAATGGCGATGTTGACGTGTTTCTTGGCAACTGGATGCCAACCATGTCAGCCGATATCAAACCCTATCTTGATGATGGCTCGGTTGAAAAGCTGAAGGCCAATCTTGAAGGGGCAAAATACACCCTGGCTGTTAGCAAGGCAGCCTATGACGCCGGGCTTAAAAGCTTTCAGGATATTGCCAAATTCAAGGATGAACTTGATGGCAAAATTTACGGCATTGAACCGGGCAATGACGGCAACCGCCTGATCCAGGATATGATCGACAACAACCAGTTTGACCTTGGGGAATTTGAACTGGTTGAATCATCCGAACAGGGCATGCTGGCCCAGGTCAAACGCATCACATCGCGCGATAAATTCATCGTCTTCCTTGGCTGGGAACCGCACCCGATGAATGCCAAATACGATATGGCCTATCTTGATGGCGGCGACGATGTTTTCGGCCCCAATTATGGTGGCGCCACGGTTTATACCAATGTGCGCAAGGGCTACCTGACCGATTGCCCGAATGCTGGCAAATTTGTTGATAATCTGAAATTCACCCTCGAGATGGAAAACCAGATTATGGATTCCATCCTCAACGGAAACGAAGACCCGCAAAAAGCCGCCAAAGCCTGGATCAAGGCCAACCCGGATGCGGCCTATGCCTGGCTTGATGGTGTCACCACCGTTGATGGCGGCGATGCCAAAGCCGCCGTCAAGGAAAAGCTCGGCCTCTAA
- a CDS encoding L-serine ammonia-lyase, iron-sulfur-dependent, subunit alpha, whose translation MQEISLLNSVVGPVMRGPSSSHCAAPYMMGRLARSLSTSQGEVIETADIRFDPRGSFAPVYQAQSSDENFAAGLAGASLTDPDFREILGRASAGEGFTFSVTITELQRNNHPNRVDMVISVRAKDGSLRQDVYQGASIGGGMFYIDRMNGEDVYLTGKTAVLYVYADDVKSVQKRIADLAATDNRLLGQDVMTVPAEGGIALERLEISLQRVPAPDVVRDIVALAGIKRVLVADAAQYPVCAGDDLFSTTQGVLDKVSSHNGSLAHTALALEAQRLGLSTEETRLLFIERAELMLRVVEEGFSAREQDSVMRFLTLKARKVRDANLPAGLGGAVLQDAIAGALSAMERDSNRGLVVAAPTAGSAGVVPGTLYGLVRHGIDIEGAADALQVMALIGAVFAARGTFAAECGGCSVETGASAAMAAGGVVQAFGGSAEQCFDAASMCLMNTLGLVCDPVGGDVEIPCHARNVAGVSHAYSSAMAVMAGFDAVLGFDELVDQTVKIGSMMHADLRCTARGGCAATKAAHKLVEQVTAGIPAATQTGIS comes from the coding sequence ATGCAGGAAATCAGCCTGTTAAATTCCGTTGTCGGCCCGGTCATGCGTGGGCCGTCCAGTTCACATTGCGCGGCCCCGTATATGATGGGGCGGTTGGCACGTTCCCTGTCGACATCGCAGGGAGAGGTGATTGAAACCGCCGATATCCGGTTTGATCCCCGCGGGTCATTTGCGCCGGTTTATCAGGCCCAAAGTTCGGACGAAAATTTTGCTGCCGGTTTGGCTGGCGCTTCTTTGACGGACCCTGATTTTCGCGAAATTCTGGGGCGTGCCAGCGCGGGCGAAGGTTTTACCTTTTCGGTGACCATTACCGAGCTGCAACGCAATAACCACCCCAACCGTGTTGATATGGTTATTTCGGTCCGCGCAAAGGATGGATCATTACGGCAGGATGTGTATCAGGGCGCATCAATTGGCGGTGGTATGTTTTACATTGACCGCATGAATGGCGAGGACGTGTATCTGACCGGTAAAACAGCCGTTTTGTATGTTTATGCCGATGATGTGAAATCCGTGCAAAAGCGGATTGCCGATTTGGCCGCCACAGATAACCGCCTGCTGGGCCAGGATGTGATGACAGTTCCGGCAGAAGGCGGCATTGCGCTGGAACGCCTTGAAATTTCGTTGCAGCGCGTACCTGCACCCGATGTGGTGCGCGATATTGTGGCACTGGCCGGCATAAAGCGGGTTCTGGTTGCCGATGCGGCGCAATATCCGGTTTGCGCGGGGGATGATCTGTTTTCGACAACCCAGGGGGTGTTAGACAAGGTTTCATCCCATAATGGGTCGCTTGCACACACGGCATTGGCACTGGAAGCGCAAAGGCTTGGTCTTTCGACCGAAGAAACACGCCTGCTGTTTATTGAGCGCGCCGAATTGATGCTGCGTGTTGTCGAAGAAGGCTTTAGCGCGCGTGAGCAGGATAGCGTGATGCGTTTCCTGACGCTTAAGGCGCGAAAAGTGCGCGATGCCAATTTGCCTGCCGGGTTGGGCGGGGCGGTATTGCAGGATGCGATTGCCGGTGCGCTTTCGGCGATGGAGCGGGATTCCAACCGTGGGCTGGTGGTGGCAGCACCAACGGCGGGCAGTGCCGGTGTTGTGCCGGGCACGTTATATGGGCTGGTTCGCCATGGTATCGATATTGAAGGTGCAGCCGATGCCTTGCAGGTTATGGCATTAATTGGTGCCGTTTTTGCCGCACGGGGCACATTTGCCGCAGAATGCGGGGGATGTTCGGTTGAAACCGGTGCATCGGCGGCAATGGCGGCGGGCGGTGTTGTACAGGCCTTTGGCGGTAGTGCTGAACAATGCTTTGATGCGGCAAGCATGTGCCTGATGAATACTTTGGGCCTGGTCTGTGACCCGGTTGGGGGGGATGTGGAAATTCCCTGTCATGCGCGCAATGTGGCGGGTGTTTCCCATGCCTATTCATCGGCGATGGCCGTGATGGCAGGCTTTGATGCGGTTTTGGGGTTTGATGAGCTGGTTGATCAAACGGTGAAGATCGGCTCCATGATGCATGCCGATTTACGCTGTACGGCACGTGGTGGCTGTGCGGCAACCAAAGCCGCCCACAAACTGGTTGAACAGGTTACGGCCGGGATACCAGCCGCGACCCAAACCGGGATTTCATAA
- the betA gene encoding choline dehydrogenase: MKPSASENFDYVIVGSGSAGAVLASRLTEDRNVSVLVVEAGPVDHLWDWRIHMPTALSYPMQSERYNWAYWTTPQKNLNNRRMETPRGRVYGGSSSINGMAYVRGHALDYNRWATDPGLSNWDYANCLPYFRRADTRNEDGAGDDYHGGNGPLHVTTGACKNPLYKAWIKAGEQAGYPVTPDQNGYCQEGVGTMDMTVYKGRRWSTSRAYLRPAMKRPNLTVHDRALALRIVFDGKRAIGLDYQHNGGMKRATVDREVIVSGGSINSPKLLMLSGIGPAAHLREHDINVVQDLPGVGENLQDHLELYVQQECSQPISLHRVLNPWGKFKVGLEWYLFKTGLGASNHFEAGGFIRSRAGIEHPNIQYHFLPAAINYNGSGAAENDGFQAHVGPMRSKSRGTVRLASANPADRPIVDPNYMSHPEDWEEMRASVRLTREIFAQDAFKDLRGGEIAPGKDVQTDAEIDAWVAQHTESAYHPSCSCKMGSDDMSVVDGETRVHGIEGLRVVDSSIMPTIVSGNLNAPTIMIGEKAADIIRGQSLPASAASYWVHPEWESQQR; the protein is encoded by the coding sequence ATGAAACCATCAGCCAGCGAAAATTTTGATTACGTCATCGTTGGTTCCGGGTCGGCCGGGGCCGTATTGGCCAGCCGCCTGACCGAAGATCGTAATGTTAGTGTTCTTGTTGTTGAAGCCGGGCCGGTTGACCACTTATGGGACTGGCGCATTCATATGCCCACGGCCCTTTCATATCCGATGCAGTCCGAACGCTATAACTGGGCCTATTGGACGACACCGCAGAAAAACCTGAATAACCGCCGGATGGAAACACCACGCGGCCGGGTTTATGGCGGGTCCAGTTCGATTAACGGCATGGCCTATGTGCGGGGGCATGCCCTTGATTATAATCGCTGGGCAACGGACCCGGGGCTGTCAAACTGGGATTATGCCAATTGTTTGCCCTATTTCCGGCGTGCCGATACGCGAAATGAAGATGGTGCCGGTGATGATTATCATGGCGGTAATGGCCCGTTACATGTAACGACAGGGGCCTGCAAAAACCCGCTTTACAAAGCCTGGATCAAGGCCGGGGAACAGGCGGGTTACCCGGTAACACCCGATCAGAATGGCTATTGCCAGGAAGGTGTCGGGACCATGGATATGACGGTTTATAAGGGCCGTCGCTGGTCAACCAGCCGGGCCTATCTGCGCCCGGCAATGAAACGGCCAAACCTGACGGTGCATGACAGGGCGCTGGCATTACGCATTGTGTTTGACGGTAAACGGGCCATTGGCCTGGATTATCAGCATAATGGCGGTATGAAGCGGGCAACTGTTGATCGTGAAGTGATTGTTTCGGGTGGGTCGATCAATTCGCCGAAACTTTTGATGCTTTCGGGTATTGGCCCGGCCGCACATTTGCGCGAACACGATATTAACGTGGTGCAGGACCTGCCCGGTGTGGGGGAAAACCTGCAGGACCATCTGGAACTTTATGTGCAGCAGGAATGCAGCCAGCCGATCAGCCTGCATCGGGTGTTGAACCCGTGGGGCAAGTTCAAGGTGGGTTTGGAATGGTATCTGTTTAAAACCGGTTTGGGTGCGTCCAACCATTTTGAGGCGGGTGGATTTATCCGTTCGCGCGCGGGCATCGAGCATCCGAATATTCAGTATCACTTCCTGCCGGCGGCCATTAACTATAATGGTTCAGGTGCGGCGGAAAATGATGGTTTTCAGGCCCATGTTGGACCGATGCGGTCCAAATCGCGCGGGACGGTAAGGTTGGCATCGGCCAACCCGGCGGACCGGCCGATTGTTGACCCCAATTACATGAGCCACCCTGAAGATTGGGAAGAAATGCGTGCATCCGTTCGATTGACCCGCGAAATTTTCGCCCAGGACGCATTCAAGGATTTGCGCGGTGGTGAAATTGCACCAGGCAAGGATGTGCAAACCGATGCCGAAATTGATGCCTGGGTCGCCCAGCATACCGAAAGTGCCTATCATCCGTCCTGTTCGTGCAAAATGGGCAGCGACGATATGTCGGTGGTTGATGGCGAAACCCGTGTTCACGGTATTGAAGGGTTGCGCGTTGTTGACAGTTCCATCATGCCAACAATCGTTTCGGGCAACCTGAATGCCCCGACCATCATGATCGGGGAAAAGGCTGCCGATATTATTCGCGGGCAATCCCTGCCAGCATCTGCGGCGTCCTATTGGGTCCATCCCGAATGGGAAAGCCAGCAGCGATAA
- the betI gene encoding transcriptional regulator BetI yields the protein MPKVGMQPVRRRQLIDATIATIHQFGFADATISRIAGTAGMSSGIISHYFGGKNALLEATMLSLMQELRADFLERVAQCQTPMERLEAIVNTNFNEEQFTPQVTVAWLSFWAQVPFSEPLRRLNTVYFRRLASNLRHELRELTSDRKADEIAEVIAAMIDGIWVRSGLSPRQVNVAAARKMVLDTIHLRLNAAAAE from the coding sequence ATGCCCAAGGTTGGAATGCAGCCTGTCCGCCGCAGGCAACTTATTGATGCGACGATTGCGACCATTCACCAGTTTGGTTTTGCCGATGCGACGATCAGCCGGATAGCCGGCACCGCAGGAATGTCGTCCGGTATCATTTCGCATTATTTCGGCGGTAAAAATGCCCTGCTGGAGGCAACGATGTTGTCTCTGATGCAGGAATTGCGTGCTGATTTTCTTGAAAGGGTTGCGCAATGCCAAACGCCGATGGAGCGTTTGGAAGCCATTGTGAATACCAATTTCAACGAAGAACAGTTTACCCCGCAGGTGACTGTGGCGTGGTTGTCCTTTTGGGCGCAGGTGCCGTTTTCGGAACCTTTGCGGCGGTTAAATACCGTTTATTTCCGCCGCCTGGCATCAAACCTGCGCCATGAATTGCGTGAACTGACCAGTGACCGGAAAGCCGATGAAATTGCCGAGGTTATCGCTGCAATGATTGACGGGATCTGGGTGCGGTCGGGGCTTTCCCCCCGGCAGGTCAATGTCGCGGCGGCCCGTAAAATGGTGCTTGATACCATCCATCTGCGCCTGAATGCGGCGGCAGCAGAATAA
- the betB gene encoding betaine-aldehyde dehydrogenase: MSLYQISNFIDGKLQQGSGVAMTTLNPATNTVLATGNESTAADVDAAVKAARKGLAIWKATPAAERARVLFRAAQILRDRNDELALLETRDTGRAIQETEIVDVVSAVECLEYFAGVAGSITGEHIDLAGNFAYTRREPVGVCAAIGAWNYPIQIACWKAAPALACGNAVVYKPSEVTPLSAIAVAQALQEAGLPDGVYNVVQGARECGASLVEHPGVDKVSLTGSAETGAKVASVAAAGMKAVTMELGGKSPMIVFEDADLDNAVSGAQMANFYSSGQICSNGTRVFVHESVKDAFLAKLVERSKNLVLGDPENPATQVGPIVTKGQFDKIMSYIEIGKKEGANLVLGGDAVRDGMPEGGLYVAPTIFADCRDNMTIVREEIFGPVMSVLTFKTEEEAILRANETEYGLAAGVFTRDLSRGHRVVAQLEAGTCWINTYNITPIEMPFGGVKKSGVGRENSRAAIEHYTRVKSVYVETGDVPPPY, from the coding sequence ATGAGCCTTTATCAGATCAGCAATTTTATTGATGGTAAATTGCAGCAGGGCAGTGGTGTTGCCATGACGACGCTTAATCCCGCAACCAACACGGTTTTGGCAACGGGCAATGAAAGCACGGCTGCCGATGTTGATGCTGCTGTCAAGGCCGCACGCAAGGGCCTTGCGATCTGGAAGGCAACGCCGGCTGCCGAACGGGCACGTGTACTGTTTCGGGCCGCGCAGATTTTGCGGGACCGCAATGATGAACTGGCCCTGCTTGAAACGCGCGATACTGGCCGCGCCATTCAGGAAACCGAAATTGTTGATGTGGTTTCGGCTGTTGAATGCCTTGAATATTTTGCCGGTGTGGCAGGCAGCATTACGGGTGAACATATCGATCTTGCCGGTAATTTCGCCTATACCCGGCGCGAACCGGTTGGTGTGTGTGCCGCCATTGGTGCCTGGAATTATCCCATTCAGATTGCCTGCTGGAAGGCGGCACCGGCGCTGGCCTGCGGCAATGCCGTTGTTTACAAACCGTCCGAAGTAACACCGCTTTCCGCCATCGCCGTGGCACAGGCCCTGCAGGAAGCAGGCCTGCCGGATGGTGTTTACAACGTGGTGCAGGGGGCGCGTGAATGTGGCGCGTCGCTGGTTGAACATCCTGGTGTGGACAAGGTTTCATTGACGGGATCGGCTGAGACCGGTGCCAAGGTTGCATCTGTTGCGGCGGCGGGCATGAAGGCGGTAACGATGGAACTTGGCGGGAAATCGCCAATGATCGTTTTTGAAGATGCCGACCTTGATAATGCCGTTTCCGGCGCACAGATGGCGAATTTTTATTCGTCGGGCCAGATTTGTTCCAATGGCACGCGCGTTTTTGTGCATGAATCGGTCAAGGATGCCTTTCTTGCCAAACTGGTCGAACGCAGCAAAAACCTTGTTCTGGGGGACCCGGAAAACCCGGCAACCCAGGTTGGGCCGATTGTGACCAAAGGGCAGTTTGACAAAATCATGTCCTATATCGAGATCGGCAAAAAAGAAGGTGCGAACCTTGTATTAGGGGGCGATGCGGTTCGTGATGGTATGCCCGAAGGTGGTCTTTATGTTGCGCCGACCATTTTTGCCGATTGCCGCGATAATATGACCATCGTGCGCGAAGAAATCTTTGGTCCGGTGATGTCGGTTCTGACCTTTAAAACCGAAGAAGAAGCCATTTTGCGCGCCAATGAAACGGAATATGGCCTGGCTGCGGGTGTATTTACCCGTGACCTTTCGCGCGGGCACCGGGTTGTTGCGCAGCTTGAAGCAGGGACCTGCTGGATCAATACCTATAACATCACGCCAATTGAAATGCCGTTTGGCGGTGTGAAAAAATCCGGTGTTGGCCGGGAAAACAGCCGTGCCGCGATTGAACATTATACGCGGGTGAAATCGGTTTATGTCGAAACCGGCGATGTGCCGCCGCCTTATTGA